The Anguilla anguilla isolate fAngAng1 chromosome 2, fAngAng1.pri, whole genome shotgun sequence genome contains the following window.
GAGCTAATCAACTTAAGCTCTGAGCTAATCCTCAGCTTCGGGGGGCTTGAGCAGCACATGCTAGCTCCGCAGCTACTGCCCCCACAGTGTGCGCCATGCACTGATATTAAGAAGATAAACAGATAATGGCTGAAATAAATTAGGTCTGTTGACATGGATCTACAGACAGCTGCTCGGACTTCTGGGAAGGCCGTCTATACATCACTGCGATGAGGgcaatgatgtcacagcagcgaccaaaaaaaaagactaagcCGCAAAGATGGAAACGGCACAGCCAATCCCAGCGCATAGCAACCGTAGCCTTTCCTGGTTTTTACCAAAGGCAGGTTAAGATTTGGAGGAAGCCGCGATGCAGAGGCGCTCTGACCCACTTCTAGTTTAAACCTGAAATGGGTCCACGTGCCATGCACCGCAGACTACTACACACCCGTGGGCAAGCAGCTTAGCTTGGCTGTTATAGCATCATTAGCCTATCCCCATTAACCTATATACTTGGCAGATGTTCCCATCCAAGTTATCTTACGGAACATAAGGAAAAAAGCAGTTTGATTCAACATTTCTAAGCCAAATTTTAATCGTAAAGATATATCTTGCCCGAACAAAATTTTGTAGTTGGAAAAGCAATGCTGCTAacccacaaagaaaaaactgttaaatatCCTCAATGGTTCCAAATTTACTAACAACTGAACTCTGTTCAAAAgcgcaaaacattttaaatacaaaatatttaaatacaataataataattttttaaaagcaagctATTTCATGATAAATTTATGACAAAAAATTTCTTAAGACATGACAGTTACGAACACAAAGAATCCcaaggtgcagtgtggaaaggCGGACCCAACACAGGCAAATTCAAATCAGATGCAAGTGTATTCAGAACTAATAATAGAGGCTTCTTCACACCCTGACAGCATTGAAGCTAAATATGGGGATCTAGCATGGAAGGAAACCATATTAGTCTGCAAGCCAGCCAAAACCAATTAAGCACTGATATTCAGCAACTTCTAATATAGAATATTATAGCCCTATCTTTCCACGTGTACATGATCACAAGCACTAAACTACCAGAGCAATGCTAGCTGACCAGAATGTAGCATGAAAATTATTGGTAGTTTAATAAGCTTATATATAAGAATATGGGAAGAAGTTCCTGTAGCTCCTTCTCCCACAGCGGTACTTTGAAAACAACTAGCCAATGATATATCTGTGCAGCACACTTGTAGCTATTCCCATATTCGCAGtttacagataaaaaataaaacttcttcctcctccctggcttgtaaacactgcaaaaaagtGAACACTTTAGACACTTAACTATAGCTCAAACCATAGCGATAAGGGAAATGAACACGTGTAAACAGACAGAGGGATACAGAAgaacatgcacatacgcatTAACATAGAAACAGAGAGGCACAGAACTAAAACTGTTCGCGGGGATCAACATACATTTTGTTCTATGACTGAATCACATTGATTTAGCAAGCTAATCCTATACTGACACATGCTGCAGTTGGAATCATTCCGATTTTATATTAAGAACTCCCAGTGCCTTTAGAAAGAGCTGGTAACCCACATAGTACTCCCATAGTGACAACACAGTGCTCTTATGGTTTACCAAACAGCCCAAGAAACAGCAAGACAACCTGACTGGGGCAATGTGGGGAGAAATGGTTTACCAAGGGTAAAAAGGTCACCAGAGTTTACCTCCTGCCACTTATCCAAACATCCTACTATACCACCCACATGCCAATAACTTACGCCAACTCATCAtcatgatattttaaaatgtcaccaTCAAAGCATaatttcaaaacacatttctgtaagGTTATTCGTTTTGTATTGATTAGAACTGATTCTCATTTGGCCAATTTCCATTAGTCTTTcaataaagcaagaaaaaaagaacacatgaTCCTAAAGTGGTTTAACTActttaatgcttttaaaaaacaatagcaGACGAAAGCTTGTATATGAGAACTggataaaaaattatattggaAAATAGTAATTTATCGACTAGCCATGTCTGGTGACATTACATTTCCTGGTTAAAAGGTTAGCCAAGGTAGCCGACTATTACAGCTTAGCCAATGCATGGTGAAATACAACTTCTGAGTACTtcctaaatcatttttaatgctcGGTGTTCGTATTTTCGCTTACTTCAACCATTAAAACTTATATTGATATTTGATTCAAAATGTTTCCTGCAGATACCCTACACTTAGACAATTATTAGCGTGTCTGCTAGCTAGCGTCGCTACCGACATTGTGATGTAATCCTCTTTCCCAGAAAacaattaattcaaaataatattaaaatatatacatataattgcAAACCTCAAATGTAGGAAGTGCGAATATATGTCTCCCTTGCCGTGTTAGCTCGGACTCGCACCGGGAAACTGCAAAGCGGTCTCGTTAGCAAACCGGCCGTGCCCCGTCGTGTGCCAGTATCTTTGCCCGGTGGAATTGGGGCGCTCAACTGGCACGGCCAAGGGGGAGAACAGCAGACGAAAAATTCGGAATCCGCCGATATTCTGTGCCGGAGTAGCGCTTCCTCGCTATTAACTACAGCGCCCACATGAATTCGGAAACAAAAAtagtcaaacaaataaattatttaaggaGTTCACATCCGTCGCTCTCGCCCCGTCCGTGCCAATGCAATGCGATGTCGGGTTGCGTTACATCCTACGGCCTACAGAGACCAGATATTCTGAATGTAGTCAAATTTTAGGTTCGACCAACACACGCgaattttattatttcctaGACAACGGCTCAGGCCAGTCACATTTAACTACATCACACATTGTTAGGCAAAATTAAAAATCTACCAACGTCGGATTTAGGCTACCCGTTGAAATGTtcgattttttaaattattttctggcggcggtggtggtgctgggggccgagggggggggggggcttgctaCATCCTCCCCGTGCACTCCATCTTTCCCTACATCAACAGGTCATCCCGGGACAAATGCAGCAACTGGGGACGAGCCAGACTAAACCAGCGCCGAGAGGAGGGGGGTTAGAAGTCGCTAGACAAGACACAATTTAACCACTTGTCGCCGGTACGTGCTACACTCCAATCTCGTCTTAAATTCGAATTCACACCATTTTCTTGGCAGCGGCTACTTACTAGTTACTTTTTCGTGAACTCCGAGCAGAGGCTCGTCATATTTTATAAAGTTGCAAAGTGATTCCTGGCGCCTGTGAACGAGGCAACCGGAGGTGATGGCACCGATATGCCACTGAAGTGGTTAAAGTTTTGTTGGTGCCGTTCCCAACGAGCCCATCCCCCATCGCACACCTTCCCAAAAACAATAACCCCAAAAAACCACTCCGAACAGACCCGATTTTCCCCCAAAGCCAAACCGCCAAACTACGGCCGGCTGCCCAGACCCCTCACTCCACTACTTTACCCTGCGCGACCTCGGCAGGCCGGCCCGAATCCGGGTAAAACTCACCCCCGCGCTGTATGCCGTTGGAAAGTGTTTCAATGGAGGAGTCAGaagctttctctccctctctctcgctacAGGCAGCCATTCATTGTGAGCACAGGCGAGACGCCGAGCGCAGAGTTATCGAGGGCAAGCGCTTTCCCGGGGGGTGAAGATCGCCGATGTCACCGATCGCGTAGACAGACGACTCCCCTTGTTGTCTCAATTTCGATAATTATATCAGACGCAGCTTCAGTGAAGACGCGCCCTAAAAAAAAAGCCGTGATTGTGGCCGTTGTCTCTCTGTGCAATAGCACAGCAAAACGCCCATTTCCCTgtgtgagagggacagacagacggatgcTTTGAAATACGCTATTTCAGCGAGTCTAGACTCCGGCAGGTGAACCCTATGGGTTTGAGCTGAGAGTGCACAGAATACCAAGTGTGCAGTAATGTCCGCATGAAAACACCAGCTTCTTGACACGCCTGTGTTACTTAGCGAACGTTATAAAACAGTTATTGCTTAAATACTATTAAAACACATAAAGCTGTAGCCTAGTCTATAGGCTGTTCTGCTGTCGCAGGCATATAAATGGCTGTAAATATTACCATAAACGAATCGAAAcctaattttgtgtgattattcCATACTGATGTAGCCTAATAGGCTGCTAAAGTTGAAGGTTCATAATGGTTTTGAtgaagatacaaaaaaaaaaacacaacggGAAAAATTTGGATTTTAAGGCACTATATACCGGTAAAGTTTGAGACGTAAAACTaagatttcattttcttcaaaaaaataaaataaaataaataataataataataacaataataataataatcatcatcatcatcatcatcagatcAAAGCTACATAGATAGGAATGCAAAAAACCGAAATATGCAGAACAACATAAAAACCACATAGGCTACCCTTAAATATGTTTGTTCTGATGTGATAGTCTAGAGCACTTATTTTGTAGCGCAATAGTCATAATATGTGGATTGTTGTTGCTATTAGgcaattttattatattatattacacgTAATAAGTTACATCGACATAGGGGACTTTAGCATCGGCTacgtcatatatatatatatatatatatatatatatatatatatatatatatatagaaagcAAGTAAAAGATTAAGAAGCTGTAGCCTTTCTCTATCTGTGTGATGCTATATACATGGATATTGATCCCCTGCTTATATCAGTTATTAATATTGGCAGGCAGAGAATCGTGAGAATGTGAACAATCTGGGCTATTCCTGTCTTTAATTTAATAAGAACTATCCAACATATTGGGCTACTTTCTCCAAGAATTCAATAATTAGTACAAAATCAAGAAATAATTGTTGGAACAATCATGTCACAGCTTGTTTCTTGGGTGGCATCCACAAGTTATTTTCCCTGCACGTGaatggttttcatttatttcccttCTGGTAAGAATCATATTcaattgtgtatttgttttttttattgattcatgcttaaaataatattatttttatatcacGTGACTAATAGTACctgtacatatattttaaattaaataaatttgatcGTTTtgacacaatttatttattttttcttgctgtGTCATTGTACGCAGCATCATATTtcttgcatatatatttttaaaagtaacagAAATTGAGTTACAGACCTGTTAAAAGCATGCGGTCCATGTGCAGTACTATGCGAAGAAAAGAGGTATGAATGCCCCCCTCTGTTCCATACGTGTCCTTACATTACCCGTCTTAGACGCATCCGGTAGCGTTTTCGACCGGACTCCACATTGGGTGACAGCGTACGGGCTTCCGTAGTTCATGATGTCCGCACGCATGTGACGAGTTTGTGCCTTGGAAGTGTAGGCTACCCTAGTGGAGTCGAGTGTATGAATCTGCTGcgcaccaacaacaaaaactctTAAACTTATTTTTTGGAGAAAAGGGAAGAAATTACTACATTGATAGATAGCTTATTAGGGGTAAGAGTTATTTTATGAGGCACTGCAGCGATAGCCATTCGCTAACAAGCTAATGCTCAGTAAGCAACTATCatattaacgttagctaccacTGTCGTGCTCACTCGGAGTACGTATTGCTTAATTCTTAACACGATGATTTTTTTTCTACGGGGTGTAGTTAAGGTTGGATGTATCCGAATTCGCATAATTATGCTTAAAACATGATATATGTTCATAGAAATGACTCGATGAACATGGCGTTCAGTGTGAACAAACGAGCTTGCTTGGAGAGTATCGGGGTTTTGTCAACATTTGGAAGTGTCCCGTTGGTAACTGTTTGCAGTATAGCGTGGCTTGGCTAAACAGTTCTGTGCCGGTACCTGTTGACgctgatgtgtgtttgtactttttGCAGGTTAGAAGCTGTATGCTCGTTAGTGCTGTACGGCTTCTGTGCGTAACTGCCCTCCGTGCGTCGGTGTCCAGCGTACGGGATCGTCTTCTGAAGACACTGAGTGGAACAGCCGTCACTGCCCACAGATTGAAGAGCATGGATGGTCTCGCAGCCGCTACAGACTCCCAAGTAACCACCGCCAACGGCGGATCAGATCCCAAAAGCCAAGAAGTCACGCCCGCAACAGCAGCGCTGAATGGTACGGTCAAAGATGCTGTCCCTTCACCAGGTGAATCCAACCAAGGCACGCCCACTGAAGCAGGACTGTTGCCCGGAGAGACCGTGGTGAAAGAGGGCAAAGCAGCCATCTTGTTTCCCAGTGCCAACGAGGTTTTCTATAACCCTGTGCAGGAGTTCAACAGAGACCTGACGTAAGATATCTTTTGTCAATCCTTAAGCCTCATATTAACATCCTAATATCTCATGCTGTCATCATGTGATTTTGATGCTGTAGCTACATTTTTCAATACTTTCAGCAAGCACCATAATTCTTGAATCAGTCTTGCTAcactaataaaattaaatgttactaTTGGTACCGCCGGGATTGGGATGCAGCTTTTTCCCCTCTATTGTGTTtatgctgtgtgcgtgtgcacgcgagTGCAGGGGCGTTTCCCTGTAAATCTGTTCGCTTTGCAGGTGTGCTGTGATAACAGAGTTTACACGGGAGCAGCTGGCTCAGCGGGGGGTGCGGGTCCTGGTGCCCGGGGAGAAGGAACGCGTGGTCGTCAGCCTGTCTGAGGAGGGCCAGGGGATGGAGCggcagcaggaagaggagaaggaaatggaggaggagaagatggAAGAGCAGGGAGGACAGCAGCTGGAGACTGCTGTTGCGGGGGAGCGCTGTGAGGTAGCCCTGGGGCAGGCACTGCACGAGTGTTTCTGTGGTTCTTGGATAGTTTGGCGGGTGTTACTCTCCCCTCGCACTGTCCATATCAGAGTAAATGACACTGCGTTTTACTATGCCTGGGAAAGTGTACAGGGATCACTCAAAGGACCTGATTTAcaaagacctttagcatgtgcaaaaccttttggcacatgcaaaaccaataccatgaccagtgattggtcatggtatttatTTTGCACCAGTCTTTGGTTTTGTTACTAGTTTTGCATGTACCGAAAGGTTTTGTACATCCTAAAGGTCTTGGTAAATCAGGCTCCAAGTGTGTTACATGCGATTCCCATTTCTCTGATTGTGTgtattgggtgggggggggggggtgtacatgTTAAGGAATGATAGAATGATAGATAGAATGATAGGCAACGGTAGACTAAGGCTTCCTATATCCCATAGTGGGTGGAACTAATACATTTTATCAGTGActccaaaaaaattattatttttttctccctgtggAGACTTCCCATTGGTCTGTGCAAGTCATTGATTGATAGCACATTGTAGGGCCACCCATTATACAGGTCTTGAAGCCTCACTGTTGCTCATCACTGTACAGACTGTGTGTGGATGTAGTAATGATGCACAGTATTGGTGTATTGAGAGTGGGGGAGTGTGGCTTGGGTGTGTTGCGCTGTCTCTGTGATGTGCTCTGTAAGTGCTgacgagcgtgtgtgtgtgcgcgtgtgtgtgcatgtgcgtgtgtgcatctcCACAGCGTGGGCTGCGTGTGCTGGAGGGTCTGGCCGCGTCCGGCCTGCGCTCCGTCCGCTTCGCCCTGGAGGTCCCCGGCCTGCGGAGCGTCACGGCCAACGACTTCTCTGCCCGCGCCGCCGCCCTCATCGCCCGCAACGCGCAGCACAACGGCGTCTCGCACCTGCTGCAGGCCAGCCAGCGGGACGCCAGGTACGCCGGGCGGGGCCCGCGTGCCAAGCCCGTTCACCCTGCGGGGGCTTCCCTGTGATAATGGCGGTCTGCTTTAATGACAGCGGAGGCTTCCCTGTGATAATGGCGGTCTGCTTTAATGACAGTGGGGGCTTCCCTGTGATAATGGCGGTCTGCTTTAATGACAGCGGAGGCTTCCCTGTGATAATGGCGGTCTGCTTTAATGACAGTGGGGGCTTCCCTGTGATAATGGCGGTCTGCTTTAATGACAGCGGGGGGTTTGTGGGCGGTGTCTCAGCCTGTGCCTGCTTTAGTGGCCCCCGGCGTGGTTTTCCCAGAGTCGGCATTTCCGCTTTTGTTTTCTCAGCATGCTGATGTACGAAGCCCGCGGACGCAAGGACCGCTATGATGTCATCGACCTGGATCCGTacggcagccccgcccccttccttgATGCTGCTGTGCAGGCCGTCAGTGAGGGAGGTCAGTCTGCTGGAGTGTCTGTCAAATGGtagaaatacacagacacatacacacaggcgctcacacagacacatgcacgcatgagTACGCGCGCGCActcgcacgcgcgcgcgcacgcacgcacgcacgcacacacacacacacacagtctttaaaaagtgtacattttcgtttggtttttttctttgaagtttTACTGAATTTCTTGCTCAGTCTGTGTCCCCCACCCATCTCGCTCTCTGTCCGTCCCTGTCAGAGCAGCAGCTCACCgatcccctctgtctctcaggcctgctgtgtgtgaccTGCACGGACATGGCGGTGATGGCGGGGAACAGCGGCGAGACCTGCTACAGTAAATACGGCTCCGTGTCCATCAAGGCCAAGTACTGCCATGAGATGGTGAGCGCGCACTGGCCGTGCCTGACGCACTGCGGCACtctcacactgctgtgtgtgctctggTGGGCAGGCAGACTGGGGCTTGCATGCTACCTAACTCTTCTATTTCATTGAcctctatatgtgtgtgtgtgtgtgtgtgtgtgtgagtgtgagagagagagggagacggtcAGTGGTGTTTGTAAATCAGCATACCGCACTTGTAATCCTCAGGGgtttgtgtgcgcacgtgtctgtgtgatgCGTCTAACGTTGTTTGGACGGTGTGTTGACTGTCTAACATGGTGTTTCTGCGTGTCCATGAGTGTTTGTGCGGTGTGTTGACTGCCTTAACGCGGTGTTGGGTTTCTCCAGGCGCTGCGTATCATCCTGCACAGTCTGGACCAGAGGGCGGGGGTGTACCAGCGTTACATCGAGCCCCTCCTCAGCGTCAGCGCCGACTTCTACATCCGCGTCTTCGCCAGGGTGTTCTCGGGCCAGGCCAAGGTTAAGAACTCGGCCAGGTACTTCAGCTCCACGCGCAGTGGGTCAGAACGAATCAGCCAATCGCTGCGCAGGGATATCCATACAACCCCTCAATGGGCTTCTGGTAGTGTTAGTATAATATTTTAGCAGTAGTATTTTGCATATATATGTCatcattgtaaaatatttaggaCAGTGGAGACTCTTAATAGTATATTGGAgtatattataaatatgaagactttttttgaaatgtaatgatACATATGTTTCACTACATtgcttgaaatattttcagtgtgatTGGTTAACTGGGCGCTTTTGAAGGTGTCCAGCTTTGATTGGTGCTCTAGAATATGTTTAGttgtttttactgcatttcCAAGCAGTGCAAGTGGAGTCATGTTAGCATGAAGTTGTGATAGGACCGACTGGGGGCTTCACAGTTAAAAGGTGAGGGTGACTGCTGTGTAAGCTGTTTAACCCTGTGCCTGTGTTGCAGTAAGCAGGCCCTGCTGTGTAAGCTGTTTAACCCTGTGCCTGTGTTGCAGTAAGCAGGCCCTGCTGTATAACTGTGTGGGCTGTGGCTCCTTCCACCTGCAGAGAATGGGCAAGCGCGTCAGCCAGGGAAAACAGTATGGCACCCTctctgttactctctctctctctctgtacccatccttcactctctctatctctctgtttctctctctgtacccctccttctctctctctatctctgtttctctctctgtacccctttctctctcactcctctctctttctgtccctctcctcctcaccctcACTGTTACTTCTCTTCTCACTgttactctgtctctctctctctttctccccctctcctctcctccttgccgttactctctctttctccccctccctctgctcctccatTGTTGGGGCTGTGTAATGTGTGCGGTTCTGGTGTTTGGTGGCGCTGGGGCGCTGACGTGGTGTCCCGTCTGTGggtttggtgtgtttcagcatgaaGTACTCTGCAGCCACGGGACCCCCCGTTGGCCCTGAGTGTGAACACTGCGGCCACAGGCATCAggtcagtccccccccccccccaccccggttcATAAACTTCTTCTGAACCCATTTGCCATGTCTTAAAGAAACTTTAACCGTTTGGTAGCCTTGTATTCATGTTTGTATCGTGCGTTCTTAATTGTGACCACGgtgtctccctcttcctcctgcccccctccccatgcttccccctcctcccccgttTCTGTAGTTAGGGGGTCCAATTTGGGCAGAGCCCCTCCACAATACCCAGTTTGTGCAGAAGGTCCTGTCGGCGGTGTCGGGGAACCCGTCTCGGTTTGGGACGTCCCGGCGGATTGAGGGAATGCTCAGCATGATCACGGAGGTAATGAGATGATGAGCAGTTTGGGAGATCAGCAGCGGTGACTCTCTGCCTGTAGCTGGGTGGAAGGGCAGAGAGCTTTAAAAGACCAGCGCTCTGCGGACCAGTGCAAACACCAGACCAAATcccaacgtgtgtgtgtgtgtgcgcgtgcgtgcgtacgtacgtgtgtgcatgtgtgtttttcaggagCTGGAAGATGTGCCTCTTTACTACACCCTGGACAACCTGAGCAGCACCATGCACTGCAATACCCCCCCACTGCTGCAGTTCAGGTAACAGAactgcacaacacagcacagtacagcacagtacaaccCAGCCCAGCCTGTCCATGCCACAGCCTCCTGCCTGTGCCGGTAGCAGCAGGCAGTGTTGTGAGTGCTGCTGTGCTCCGTGTCCCTGCAGGTCTGCTCTGCTCCACGCTGGCTTCAGAGTGTCCCTCTCCCACGCCTGCAAGAACGCCCTCAAGACCGACGCCCCCCCCGCGGTGCTCTGGGACATCATGCGCTGCTGGGTAAGGCCGCTTTGGGCCTCCGGACGGTGCCGTTCACACAGACGGGGCGCAGTGTGTTTCGGGCATTGTTAGActgtgtattgtgtttttaaattgtgtttgacACTGTGTTTATGACTGTGCCTTGGCCTGTGCTTCAGGGTTATGCTTACGGAACTTTGCAGCCcactttgtgtgtgcatggccGTGGGTGGACCCGCTTGGGCCTGCGTTTGCAACTGTGTCCTGGCCTGTGTTCAGGATCCTGTTTCTCGTGCGTCTCCTCAGGAGAAGTGCAACCCcgtgaagagagagaggctgtcaGAGACCAGCCCGGCGTTCCGCATCCTGTCCGCTGAGCCCACGTGAGTGCAGACGGAGAAGCAGTGAGGCGCTGTTCCTGTGCTTCATCCCCTGTTCATCCACTGTTCCTTTGCTTCATCCACTGTTTCTTTACTTCATCTACTGTTCTTGTGCTTCATCCCCTGTTCCTGTGCTTCATCAGGGCTTCATTCACTGTTCCTTTGTTTCATCTACTGTACCTTTGCTTCATCCGCTGTTCCTTTACTTCATCCACTGTTCCTTTGCTTCATTTGCTGTTCCTTTGCTTCATCAGTGCTTCATCCACTGTTCCTTTGCTTCATCAGTGCTTTATCCGCTGTTCCTTTGCTTCATCCGCTGTTCCTTTGCTTCATCCGCTGCTCCTTTGTTTCATCCGCTGCTCCTTTACTTCAGCCGCTGTTCCTTTGCTTCATCAGTGCTTCATCCACTGTTCCTTTGCTTCATCAGTGCTTCATCCGCTGTTCCTTTGCTTCATCTATGCTTCATCTGCTGTTCCTTTGCTTCATCTGTGCTTCATCCACGGTATCTTTGCTTCATCTGTGCTTCATCCACTGTTCCTTTGCTTCATCCGTGTTAAGCACACCACAGAGCctgtcctgtgctgtgtataAATTCTGCTCACAGCATTGAAGATTGGAATCTGTAGTCGTTAGAATGCGTAGTCCTTAAAGCTGAcataaaacatgataaaaaggGAAGGGTGTAATAATGCATGTAGTTTGTCTTTATAGAAGCCCACATAAGTGCATTTTGTAAGGCACTTAAGAAAAGCGcaatgcagtgtgcagtagagtttgggggaagggggcttATTTTTTAGTAAGTTTTTAGTAATAGTTGGCTAAATTCAGCCTCCAGAAAAAGATGTACTTCTGTGAAAAATtgatcatttttgaaaaagggGAAATATGTGACTGGCTGGGTTATGATGAGGACATGGCCATGTTTTGCACCGGGAGCTGGCCTCCAACAAGAGCGAGCAAAGTCATGATGTTATAAGGGTCTGTGTTTGTAATTCTACTGTTTTCAGAAGGTAAAAATTCTGAGTGACTGGTAGAAATGTTCTACCTGCCACAGTGGCTGGTGGAGGACCCTGGTTTTCACACACTGTGTCATGTCACTTGGTCATGGGTATTTGATTGACTGTGTGTTGTGAGTAAACCCCGCCCTCctttggccccgccccctgcaggctgcaggCGTGTTTCGATGTGCGGGAGGACGCCAACCCCCAGTCCCGCCGCCGCCACCTCACGCGCTACCAGGAGAACCCGCAGGCCAACTGGGGGCCCAAAGCCCGCGCCAAGGGAAGGTgagccagcaccccccccccacccgtcagCCCACACCACCAGCCTCCTTCAGCATCCCTCTATCAGTCTGGCCCTCTTTTTTTACGGGAGAGCTCTTCTAAaagccttttctctctctctttttctccctctctctctctcctgccccccatCAGCGGGGGGATTTCCTCAACACTGGAGGACAAGAGGAAACAGTTCCAGAATAAGAGGAAGGCTCCGGTCACTGACGCCTCCCAACTCAAGAACTTCCCCTGCAAAAAGTTCAGAAAGGTACAGACACTTTACTGCGTGCACAGTGCCTGCAACACAGctgtaacacagcacagcacagcacagctctcgTACtttaacacagcacagcacagctgttgCATTTATACGTATGACATATAAAAAGTAACTGTGACATGTGGTATAACAGGCATGACTGGGTGAAAATAATAAGGATTACAATTATATATTGCTAAAAAGAATGGCTTACagttaaataaaagcatttgtagAACTGAAAACGACAGCCCTctacccctcccctcttccctcttcccccctctcgtTTCTCCGCAGGGCACATGTAACCGCGGCGACGAGTGCTGCTATTCTCACGAACCTCAGCTGGGGTCGGGCGAAGGACAGAAGATGGAGTGACGTGACgcagttctctctctcgctgcctcCACCCATCCCTCCTTCTCCCAGTCATCTTCCGCGCGCGATCCTCCCCTGCGTCCTCAGGGCAGGGCGATCGCCTCAAAAATGATTTACGAGCGACTGAAGAAcgcaccccaaacccccccccccccccccccacgtgcgAGCACACGTCTATCACCCGGAGAGCAAGTTCAGCGGGCATGCCAGCCCAAACAGAAGA
Protein-coding sequences here:
- the trmt1 gene encoding tRNA (guanine(26)-N(2))-dimethyltransferase, translating into MLVSAVRLLCVTALRASVSSVRDRLLKTLSGTAVTAHRLKSMDGLAAATDSQVTTANGGSDPKSQEVTPATAALNGTVKDAVPSPGESNQGTPTEAGLLPGETVVKEGKAAILFPSANEVFYNPVQEFNRDLTCAVITEFTREQLAQRGVRVLVPGEKERVVVSLSEEGQGMERQQEEEKEMEEEKMEEQGGQQLETAVAGERCERGLRVLEGLAASGLRSVRFALEVPGLRSVTANDFSARAAALIARNAQHNGVSHLLQASQRDASMLMYEARGRKDRYDVIDLDPYGSPAPFLDAAVQAVSEGGLLCVTCTDMAVMAGNSGETCYSKYGSVSIKAKYCHEMALRIILHSLDQRAGVYQRYIEPLLSVSADFYIRVFARVFSGQAKVKNSASKQALLYNCVGCGSFHLQRMGKRVSQGKHMKYSAATGPPVGPECEHCGHRHQLGGPIWAEPLHNTQFVQKVLSAVSGNPSRFGTSRRIEGMLSMITEELEDVPLYYTLDNLSSTMHCNTPPLLQFRSALLHAGFRVSLSHACKNALKTDAPPAVLWDIMRCWEKCNPVKRERLSETSPAFRILSAEPTLQACFDVREDANPQSRRRHLTRYQENPQANWGPKARAKGSGGISSTLEDKRKQFQNKRKAPVTDASQLKNFPCKKFRKGTCNRGDECCYSHEPQLGSGEGQKME